Sequence from the Zeugodacus cucurbitae isolate PBARC_wt_2022May chromosome 2, idZeuCucr1.2, whole genome shotgun sequence genome:
TCATCCTGCTGTTTCTCCAGTCGCTTCAATGACTTTTGCACGTGTCGCGTTTGCGTGGTGTTCAATAGCTGCGCCGTGTCCGATGTGCTGCCTGAAGAGCTGTGCCGTTGGTGGTTTGATTGATTTTGCCGATTCGCCTTGTAAGAGTTATTCAAGTGATTGTTACGTCTGTGCTGCACAAAATCGGTGGTAGCAAACAGATTAATGTCACTCTGGCTAGTAATCATTCTGTAATTGACAATTAATACATtcatatagaaattttaaaattaattttaaaaaattatataaaacatagcatatactaataaataattaacaagtaaggaaaggctaagttagggtgcgaccgaacattttatactctcgcaatttcctttcttgttttatttgattattagaCTTATCATATTAGACAATATCTGTCCAATTAAACTACAAagcgttattttttgaaaaactatAAGCAGCtatatagcatacttttaggaacACATCACATTGGTAATAAACAAAGTTTGTGCTGGCATCCACAGTTATCCAATagttaagcaaaataaataagctTCCACCTCCACATACTAGCCTCAACACAAATATATACTGATTACGAAACTTACTCTTTGGATTTCTCAACATATTTTCTTGACTCCGAGATGGTTGAATCGATTTTGCTCAAAAACTCGTTTATGCATTTGCGATTTTCCTCCTCCGGCGTCATAGCCACCACAGAGTCAAGTGATTTGCTCTGCTtattactgctgctgctgtgattGTTTAACATGACATCATCGTCGCTGTTTTGCACTAATAATTCACCGGCAATTGAGTATGGACGTGTAGGCAATGTGGATGGACGTGGATTATTTGCTGAGTCCGTACAACTGGTTGGCGCTGCGAATACGCCAAGTGGATCAGCTGTTGTGTTGCCCGTATTTGTTGCATTTACAGAATTCACATTATTctgtgtatttatattattttgcagTATAGTGTTGTTTTCACTTATTTCTAAAGGATTATTTTCATCTGCTTTGGGATAATACGGTGACGATTTATCCACTGGTATCAACAGGAATTGCCGCAAGAATAGACTGTCTGAGGCGAAGAGTCGATTGGCGCGTCGTATCTGCTCCGTCTgtcaattgaaaaattaaaagcgaTTGATTACTCAGCTTATTAGAAATTTATATCAATTATAAAgagatttaaaataatgaagccTTTAATAATATGATTTACAAGAAACAAAAAGTGTAATGATTGATTGAAAGTTATTTGAGGCAGTTGACTTTATGAAGTTATTATACGTTAATGATTTTGTACATATACGAATTTGAAGACGATGATTGATGACTAGATAGCGTTCGATATATTTGAGCGcattaaatatttggaaaaaaaacctATATCTAtgttgaatataaaattaaccagaattaaaataattacagtaaatggcaaaaaaaaatgcGATATTTAAGCCATACCCTTagatatttgtatgaaagttagaagaaaacaaacaaaatagttGAAGTAATCACTTAATTCCTCTATTTACACTTACAAATATGACATCTTTTATTtacatagatgtatgtatgtatgtgtcttacATGTGTGTAAAATTCTGATAAGAAACTACTTCATTTACAttgtattaaaacaaatatacttATGAAAACACATTTGGAAACATTCAcgtattgtttaattaaaagagaaattacTGCAGATCTATTATGATATGAAAGCAAATAAGTAAACATAGTTTTATAAAATCTTATCTTATCTAACTATGTTATCGCGTTGTTAAGAGCAGATTTATTCTATACATAaaccatttatgtatattttatcatAAGTTACATAAATTTTAGGTATGGACAAACCTACTAAATCATACAATGCATGAAATTCCATTAAAAACTGAAATATGCAGcaatattcatattaaattttttaatggttATACTTCTTGTCGTTTGCTGGACTGGTTCTGAGAATAAAAAATTCACGACAATTGCACAGTGACCAAATAAAACATTGGTCACAACTGGATTTAccacttatttaaaaataaattgaatttaagggAACTCGTATTGATATGCTTTTTTGATTTGTCATATGTTTCAACAGAATGTTATAAAAATCTTAGTGTGTAAATTTGCGTGCTTACTGATTTGCTAATAGTTATTAATAACCgagttcaaatttaaattttttgaagcaccaatatacatacatacatatatatgtgtatagctGACTTAAAGGCCAAATAAAGTTTAATCGATAATTAAATGCTAAACCAATGcgtgtgcatatatacataagtacgcTTTATATAATAGAACGAAatgatatttaatgaaaatgaagctcctaatttgtttaaaaaacataCCGAACATCCATATTTTAGCGCAATGCCCTGCAGTGTGTCTGTCTTGTCCACGTCATGTCGTATCAGCGTCTCGTTGTTCCTTAAGCTATGATTACAGCAAGTGCTACCATATTTTTTTAGTGAACGCGCAGATTCGCGGATTGATTGCTTCTCGTTAAACATCATGTAATCGGCATCATCCATATCGGGCACGATCTCATGGAACTAAAAGGGCAAAAGATAAGTggttacaatttataaataaagaaattataattttcaaataaatactttagtaataaataataaatgttaactaatatttataaatattccaaGCTACAGCTACTTCCTACagctttttttaacatttaatctTTTCTTAAACTCAAAccttaattaattacttttatattaCCAATTTCATGAATTATAACATATGATCTATAGTCATTTTGATACTCCAAGATGCAGAAACTTTTACCATGCATGTCTTGCCAAATTGGATATATGACGAAATTTGCATTGCCAATAAGTTAAACATCTTGTCTGCAATACCGTCAGACATACCATGGCCAAAAGCGAACTTTCTAATTTGCACCAGTAATACCTATATACAGCACATACAAATCAAAACAACACAGCTACTTGTAAATTTCATAATTCAAGCAATCAATATGTTTATCAGTGCAAAGACACTTGGATATGTAGTCACATGAAATTGTTGTGGTTTTAATTTAGCTGCATAATTTTTTGATGTAAAGTACCCAAACTAAAAATACTATTAGCAAATCAATACACTCACATATAAATGGTCGTTTTACGATTTTTACAATGTTCCTCTGCATATTAGCAGAAGTTCACCCCACCTCATACCTTCTATGTAAGTTCCAAACTGGTCCGAGGTTAAGCGCTGAAGTTGTTTCACTTTATTATGCACCGATCACTGCTGCATTAGCAATCATAAAATCAACCAAGCGTTtgatcaatttttcattttttgttcaaaaatatgttgtatgcagcaattacaaaaacacacaattcGATGCAAACGTGGGAGCTTATTTTTGATTGCGCAAATTTTCAACGAGGACTGAACTTGTAGTGAAGTGGAGAAGTGgttaagtaataaaattaaagctgATATATGAGATAAAGTTATACGAAGTTATACGGGTAAAATTTTTGTTAGCCACTC
This genomic interval carries:
- the LOC105219709 gene encoding GATA zinc finger domain-containing protein 14 isoform X2, with the translated sequence MDDADYMMFNEKQSIRESARSLKKYGSTCCNHSLRNNETLIRHDVDKTDTLQGIALKYGCSTEQIRRANRLFASDSLFLRQFLLIPVDKSSPYYPKADENNPLEISENNTILQNNINTQNNVNSVNATNTGNTTADPLGVFAAPTSCTDSANNPRPSTLPTRPYSIAGELLVQNSDDDVMLNNHSSSSNKQSKSLDSVVAMTPEEENRKCINEFLSKIDSTISESRKYVEKSKEMITSQSDINLFATTDFVQHRRNNHLNNSYKANRQNQSNHQRHSSSGSTSDTAQLLNTTQTRHVQKSLKRLEKQQDEFFEL
- the LOC105219709 gene encoding GATA zinc finger domain-containing protein 14 isoform X1; the encoded protein is MDYIVKAYKDWKLHSQFHEIVPDMDDADYMMFNEKQSIRESARSLKKYGSTCCNHSLRNNETLIRHDVDKTDTLQGIALKYGCSTEQIRRANRLFASDSLFLRQFLLIPVDKSSPYYPKADENNPLEISENNTILQNNINTQNNVNSVNATNTGNTTADPLGVFAAPTSCTDSANNPRPSTLPTRPYSIAGELLVQNSDDDVMLNNHSSSSNKQSKSLDSVVAMTPEEENRKCINEFLSKIDSTISESRKYVEKSKEMITSQSDINLFATTDFVQHRRNNHLNNSYKANRQNQSNHQRHSSSGSTSDTAQLLNTTQTRHVQKSLKRLEKQQDEFFEL